A region of Pseudopipra pipra isolate bDixPip1 chromosome 10, bDixPip1.hap1, whole genome shotgun sequence DNA encodes the following proteins:
- the ST6GAL1 gene encoding beta-galactoside alpha-2,6-sialyltransferase 1 isoform X1, with product MLFPRDQLPVDHLDAPYTMVHINVLKKLMCVLVVILVALTVCLWRETRRSYYNPFKIENDDLQGHRSSEKWNTVKSQGLFREAASELGQVSKTWLGTQNKPKGSISETAEKSKKAAASVKVWDKDSSSKNLIPRLQKVRKNYLAMNKYNVTYSGKRNTAKLSPEKLLCQLRDRVNVTMIQGSDGPFGTSEWQQYLPGKSLSETVGHLGHCAVVSSAGSLKSSHLGQEIDSHDAVLRFNGAPIKGFQDDVGQKTTIRLVNSQLVTVEEKQFLREALYNTGILIVWDPAPYHAEIHEWYRKPDYNFFESYKAYRRTHPEQPFYILNPKMQWQLWDILQENSLEHIQPNPPSSGMLGIVIMMTLCDEVDVYEFLPSKRQTDICHYYQKFHDHACTMGAYHPLLFEKNLVKHMNQGTDEDIYTHGKATLPGFRKARC from the exons ATGCTTTTTCCACGG GACCAGCTTCCAGTGGACCACTTGGATGCACCGTACACTATGGTTCACATCAATGTGTTGAAAAAATTAATGTGTGTTCTTGTGGTGATACTGGTAGCACTGACAGTTTGCCTGTGGAGAGAGACAAGAAGAAGCTACTACAATCCTTTCAAGATTGAGAACGATGATTTGCAGGGTCACAGGAGTTCAGAAAAATGGAACACTGTTAAATCACAAGGCCTCTTCCGTGAAGCAGCCAGCGAGTTGGGTCAGGTATCCAAAACATGGCTTGGTACCCAGAACAAACCAAAAGGCAGCATCTCTGAAACAGCGGAAAAGTCCAAGAAAGCAGCAGCCTCTGTGAAGGTATGGGATAAGGACAGTTCATCCAAAAATCTCATACCCAGGCTGCAGAAGGTCAGAAAAAACTACCTGGCCATGAACAAGTACAATGTGACTTACAGTGGGAAGAGGAACACTGCTAAACTCAGCCCGGAgaagctgctgtgccagctgcgGGACAGGGTCAACGTGACCATGATACAGGGGTCAGATGGTCCTTTTGGTACCTCTGAATGGCAGCAATACCTACCAGGGAAGAGCCTCAGTGAAACAGTGGGCCACCTGGGTCACTGTGCTGTCGTGTCCTCAGCTGGGTCTCTGAAATCATCTCATCTGGGACAAGAGATAG ACAGCCACGATGCTGTCTTGCGGTTCAATGGGGCTCCCATCAAGGGCTTTCAAGATGACGTGGGGCAGAAGACAACAATCCGTCTTGTCAATTCCCAG CTTGTCACTGTTGAAGAGAAGCAGTTCCTGAGGGAAGCGCTATATAACACTGGAATTTTAATTGTCTGGGATCCAGCACCTTATCATGCAGAAATTCATGAG tGGTACAGAAAACCAGACTACAACTTTTTTGAAAGCTATAAGGCGTATCGTAGAACACATCCAGAGCAGCCCTTCTATATCCTGAATCCAAAAATGCAGTGGCAACTCTGGGACATTCTGCAGGAGAATTCCCTGGAGCATATTCAGCCTAATCCACCGTCATCAGGAATGCTTG GCATTGTGATCATGATGACGCTCTGTGATGAGGTGGACGTGTACGAATTCCTCCCTTCCAAGCGGCAGACGGACATTTGCCACTATTACCAGAAGTTTCACGACCACGCCTGCACCATGGGAGCTTACCACCCTCTGCTCTTCGAGAAGAACCTGGTGAAGCACATGAACCAGGGCACAGACGAGGACATCTATACTCATGGGAAAGCCACCTTGCCCGGCTTCCGAAAAGCGCGTTGCTAA
- the ST6GAL1 gene encoding beta-galactoside alpha-2,6-sialyltransferase 1 isoform X2 yields MVHINVLKKLMCVLVVILVALTVCLWRETRRSYYNPFKIENDDLQGHRSSEKWNTVKSQGLFREAASELGQVSKTWLGTQNKPKGSISETAEKSKKAAASVKVWDKDSSSKNLIPRLQKVRKNYLAMNKYNVTYSGKRNTAKLSPEKLLCQLRDRVNVTMIQGSDGPFGTSEWQQYLPGKSLSETVGHLGHCAVVSSAGSLKSSHLGQEIDSHDAVLRFNGAPIKGFQDDVGQKTTIRLVNSQLVTVEEKQFLREALYNTGILIVWDPAPYHAEIHEWYRKPDYNFFESYKAYRRTHPEQPFYILNPKMQWQLWDILQENSLEHIQPNPPSSGMLGIVIMMTLCDEVDVYEFLPSKRQTDICHYYQKFHDHACTMGAYHPLLFEKNLVKHMNQGTDEDIYTHGKATLPGFRKARC; encoded by the exons ATGGTTCACATCAATGTGTTGAAAAAATTAATGTGTGTTCTTGTGGTGATACTGGTAGCACTGACAGTTTGCCTGTGGAGAGAGACAAGAAGAAGCTACTACAATCCTTTCAAGATTGAGAACGATGATTTGCAGGGTCACAGGAGTTCAGAAAAATGGAACACTGTTAAATCACAAGGCCTCTTCCGTGAAGCAGCCAGCGAGTTGGGTCAGGTATCCAAAACATGGCTTGGTACCCAGAACAAACCAAAAGGCAGCATCTCTGAAACAGCGGAAAAGTCCAAGAAAGCAGCAGCCTCTGTGAAGGTATGGGATAAGGACAGTTCATCCAAAAATCTCATACCCAGGCTGCAGAAGGTCAGAAAAAACTACCTGGCCATGAACAAGTACAATGTGACTTACAGTGGGAAGAGGAACACTGCTAAACTCAGCCCGGAgaagctgctgtgccagctgcgGGACAGGGTCAACGTGACCATGATACAGGGGTCAGATGGTCCTTTTGGTACCTCTGAATGGCAGCAATACCTACCAGGGAAGAGCCTCAGTGAAACAGTGGGCCACCTGGGTCACTGTGCTGTCGTGTCCTCAGCTGGGTCTCTGAAATCATCTCATCTGGGACAAGAGATAG ACAGCCACGATGCTGTCTTGCGGTTCAATGGGGCTCCCATCAAGGGCTTTCAAGATGACGTGGGGCAGAAGACAACAATCCGTCTTGTCAATTCCCAG CTTGTCACTGTTGAAGAGAAGCAGTTCCTGAGGGAAGCGCTATATAACACTGGAATTTTAATTGTCTGGGATCCAGCACCTTATCATGCAGAAATTCATGAG tGGTACAGAAAACCAGACTACAACTTTTTTGAAAGCTATAAGGCGTATCGTAGAACACATCCAGAGCAGCCCTTCTATATCCTGAATCCAAAAATGCAGTGGCAACTCTGGGACATTCTGCAGGAGAATTCCCTGGAGCATATTCAGCCTAATCCACCGTCATCAGGAATGCTTG GCATTGTGATCATGATGACGCTCTGTGATGAGGTGGACGTGTACGAATTCCTCCCTTCCAAGCGGCAGACGGACATTTGCCACTATTACCAGAAGTTTCACGACCACGCCTGCACCATGGGAGCTTACCACCCTCTGCTCTTCGAGAAGAACCTGGTGAAGCACATGAACCAGGGCACAGACGAGGACATCTATACTCATGGGAAAGCCACCTTGCCCGGCTTCCGAAAAGCGCGTTGCTAA